In Gimesia benthica, a single window of DNA contains:
- a CDS encoding jacalin family lectin — protein sequence MGIWNFLTKPIKLTSDKFYWQEPLGMRLSLRGDLLIRLGVALTVWAAVSGLFWILFAFNVKPPELGMAMFVSIFIGLGPACLALFMRREHVSASIWIYDDHLIRQRSYVSLALISSWKEISEWPNPAITRVTFIPAEDLGKSFSVMLLSIDNEVELVGIPSKIRLKELARHFTEAGIPVEKRDAIPARYTQGFSPKVFAGMAVLGVLLFSGGLAFNLTRVPRAGQRIAVRENRRPQIPRPEFERPAIPIPVQGNPIQRNPNPSSPQSETGLPRNQPVLTQPGSFPNPIPPRSVTRSTPATTKGTASKLIGNAEGGGPFQSVIPEGKTLLGFECSLGSWAGEPAIRSLTPLSERKPARKRNITVMAKEGYAVGGMKIDAPKYVSAVQVVFYRLTDDGQLDPNDSYTSDWLGTPSGKEVPVIEGAGKQVIGIHGRRGAVLDALGLVFE from the coding sequence ATGGGTATCTGGAACTTCTTAACCAAACCGATCAAACTCACTTCTGATAAGTTCTACTGGCAGGAACCACTGGGCATGCGCCTCAGCCTGCGGGGGGATCTCTTGATTCGCCTGGGTGTCGCCTTGACGGTCTGGGCGGCTGTCAGTGGTCTGTTCTGGATTTTATTTGCCTTCAACGTCAAGCCACCCGAGCTCGGGATGGCGATGTTTGTCTCAATCTTTATCGGGCTGGGCCCCGCCTGCCTGGCGCTATTTATGCGCCGGGAGCATGTCTCTGCTTCGATCTGGATCTATGACGATCATCTGATCCGTCAGCGGTCTTATGTCTCACTGGCTCTGATCAGTTCCTGGAAAGAAATCTCTGAATGGCCCAATCCAGCCATCACCCGCGTCACTTTCATCCCGGCCGAGGATCTGGGAAAATCCTTCTCCGTCATGTTGCTTTCTATCGATAACGAGGTCGAACTGGTCGGTATTCCCTCGAAGATCAGGCTGAAGGAGCTGGCCCGTCACTTCACCGAAGCCGGGATTCCGGTAGAAAAAAGAGATGCGATACCTGCGCGGTATACTCAGGGATTCAGCCCCAAAGTCTTCGCTGGGATGGCAGTATTGGGCGTGTTGCTTTTCAGTGGGGGACTGGCGTTTAACCTCACCAGGGTTCCACGGGCGGGACAACGCATCGCTGTTCGCGAGAACCGGAGACCGCAGATCCCCCGCCCCGAATTCGAACGCCCCGCGATCCCAATACCAGTTCAAGGGAACCCGATCCAGCGAAATCCCAATCCATCGTCCCCGCAGTCGGAGACGGGGCTGCCCCGGAATCAACCGGTTCTCACTCAGCCCGGGAGTTTCCCCAATCCGATTCCGCCACGATCCGTTACCCGCTCAACGCCTGCGACCACGAAAGGGACCGCATCGAAACTGATTGGGAATGCTGAAGGGGGCGGCCCATTCCAGTCAGTGATCCCCGAGGGAAAAACACTGCTCGGATTTGAATGTTCGCTGGGAAGCTGGGCGGGCGAACCGGCAATCCGCAGTCTGACGCCACTCTCAGAGCGCAAGCCAGCTCGAAAGCGGAATATTACTGTCATGGCGAAAGAGGGCTACGCCGTCGGTGGGATGAAGATTGATGCTCCCAAATATGTGAGCGCCGTTCAAGTCGTCTTCTATCGTCTTACAGATGACGGCCAGCTCGATCCGAATGACAGTTACACCAGCGACTGGCTGGGGACTCCCTCAGGCAAAGAGGTACCTGTGATCGAAGGAGCGGGCAAACAAGTCATCGGTATCCATGGTCGACGCGGTGCGGTGCTGGATGCATTGGGGCTCGTGTTTGAGTGA
- a CDS encoding sodium:solute symporter family protein has protein sequence MTFWLGILLTLYVLLMVGLGLYAGGRVQTEEDYLVAGRRLPLWLAWGTLLATWFGAATVLGASEAARAEGVQGTILDPFASGLALIVAGLFFARRVWEMKLLTVGDLFAQKYGPKTELISSIVQALGYLPWIAAQYLAQSAILTHFFGVDSTVAILISALFVTFLTMIGGMWSVTLTDTVQICVVLISLVMLGVNFAASVGEGSVVVGIETTWERTPPELRTLLPEAGLLALLGWSTTWINGIFGNLPGQDLMQRIFASRSGAVASRACILAGCVYILFGLLPVGLGLASRQLWPDELPQGSDGQVLLALAELLLSPLGICLLVVTLLAIVVSTCTSAMLSPAALLSHNLLHRINWFDQRRLLTSRLSVVIVALASLPLALVTEEILELLESALAVGLVALLVPFVAGVYLKPRGEWPGLLSIGCGALFWTAHQIAASLLVTDEEQLDSVSALLLSIPPELTGLLASILGYLVGQRLLHSQPDSTF, from the coding sequence ATGACGTTCTGGCTTGGTATTCTGCTGACACTGTATGTTCTGCTGATGGTCGGTCTCGGCCTGTATGCCGGGGGCAGGGTACAAACGGAGGAAGATTACCTGGTTGCAGGACGGCGCTTGCCGCTCTGGCTGGCATGGGGGACGCTGCTGGCAACCTGGTTCGGGGCCGCCACAGTGCTGGGGGCCAGTGAAGCGGCACGAGCGGAAGGCGTGCAGGGGACGATACTCGATCCGTTCGCCTCGGGGCTGGCTCTGATCGTGGCTGGTCTGTTCTTCGCCCGGCGGGTCTGGGAGATGAAGCTCCTGACCGTGGGGGATCTCTTCGCACAGAAGTACGGTCCGAAAACGGAGCTGATCTCCAGCATCGTTCAGGCCCTGGGCTACCTGCCCTGGATCGCGGCTCAGTACCTGGCGCAATCGGCGATTCTCACTCATTTTTTCGGAGTCGACTCCACAGTTGCAATTCTGATCTCCGCCTTGTTTGTCACTTTCCTGACAATGATCGGGGGAATGTGGTCGGTGACCCTGACCGATACCGTCCAGATCTGCGTGGTGCTGATCAGCCTGGTGATGCTGGGCGTCAACTTCGCAGCCTCGGTGGGTGAGGGTTCCGTGGTGGTCGGAATTGAAACGACCTGGGAACGGACGCCACCAGAACTGCGGACCCTGCTTCCTGAAGCGGGACTGCTGGCTCTGCTGGGCTGGTCGACAACCTGGATCAACGGCATCTTCGGAAATCTGCCCGGACAGGATCTGATGCAACGGATATTCGCCAGTCGCAGCGGGGCGGTCGCCTCGCGGGCGTGCATCCTGGCGGGCTGTGTGTATATTCTGTTTGGTCTGTTACCCGTCGGACTGGGGCTGGCTTCGCGACAACTCTGGCCCGATGAACTGCCCCAGGGGAGTGATGGTCAGGTCCTGCTGGCACTGGCTGAACTACTGCTGTCACCCTTGGGAATCTGCCTGCTGGTCGTCACACTGCTGGCGATTGTCGTGTCTACCTGCACCAGCGCGATGCTTTCGCCGGCTGCGTTACTCTCGCATAATCTGTTGCATCGCATCAACTGGTTTGACCAGCGACGCCTGCTGACCAGTCGCTTGAGTGTCGTCATCGTTGCCCTGGCCAGTCTCCCTCTGGCGCTGGTGACCGAAGAGATACTGGAACTGCTCGAAAGTGCTCTGGCGGTGGGACTGGTGGCGCTGCTGGTTCCCTTTGTGGCCGGCGTCTATCTCAAGCCACGTGGCGAATGGCCGGGACTGCTCTCCATCGGTTGTGGTGCTCTGTTCTGGACGGCCCATCAGATCGCAGCGTCACTACTGGTCACTGACGAGGAACAGCTCGATTCCGTGTCTGCTCTTTTGCTCTCGATCCCTCCCGAGTTGACAGGTCTGCTGGCGAGCATACTGGGTTATCTGGTGGGACAACGTCTGCTGCACTCTCAGCCAGACTCAACTTTCTGA
- a CDS encoding peptidyl-alpha-hydroxyglycine alpha-amidating lyase family protein, translating to MKLPRLLSLLCFSLLCLMSTMGDSLAADPVIFVPAADNGIQLPEGLTLGPCSAVDFDSEGRMYLFHRGKQPILCFDREGRFLRSWGENLIGQAHGLRVDQHDHIWVTDIGNHMVYQFDSQGKILLAIGQPGKPGTGENQFNKPTDIAFGRHDEIYISDGYGNSRVMKFAANGKYLGQWGEPGKGPGQFNLPHSIILDRQGRILVGDRENNRVQAFNSEGKLLEIWTGFAPYGMEFDAQGNLFVADGRANKVLLLNSSGKVVQSWGRKGAGPGEFNLPHMLTADTAGNLFIAEIGGKRLQKLLREK from the coding sequence ATGAAACTGCCTCGATTATTAAGTCTGCTCTGCTTTTCATTACTCTGCCTGATGTCGACGATGGGAGACTCACTTGCGGCTGACCCGGTGATCTTCGTTCCAGCCGCCGATAATGGCATTCAGCTTCCGGAAGGACTGACTCTTGGCCCCTGTTCGGCAGTTGACTTCGACAGTGAAGGGCGGATGTATCTGTTTCATCGCGGCAAGCAGCCGATTCTCTGTTTTGATCGTGAAGGCCGGTTCCTCCGTTCGTGGGGAGAGAACCTGATCGGTCAGGCACACGGACTCCGCGTCGATCAGCACGATCATATCTGGGTCACCGATATCGGAAATCACATGGTTTACCAGTTCGATTCCCAGGGGAAAATTCTGCTGGCCATCGGTCAGCCTGGCAAACCGGGGACCGGCGAGAACCAGTTTAATAAACCGACCGATATCGCCTTCGGCCGTCACGATGAAATCTATATTTCTGATGGCTATGGGAACAGCCGCGTCATGAAGTTCGCTGCGAATGGAAAATACCTGGGGCAGTGGGGCGAACCGGGAAAAGGGCCGGGACAGTTCAATCTTCCCCATTCGATTATCCTCGATCGACAGGGACGCATTCTGGTCGGAGACCGCGAAAATAACCGCGTGCAGGCCTTTAATTCCGAAGGCAAGCTGCTTGAGATCTGGACCGGCTTCGCTCCCTACGGTATGGAATTCGATGCTCAGGGAAACCTGTTCGTCGCCGATGGACGTGCCAACAAAGTGTTGCTGTTGAATTCCAGTGGAAAAGTCGTTCAGAGCTGGGGCCGCAAAGGGGCCGGACCAGGCGAATTCAATCTGCCTCACATGCTGACCGCGGACACCGCCGGTAATCTGTTCATCGCAGAAATCGGCGGTAAACGTCTGCAGAAACTCCTGCGGGAAAAATAA
- a CDS encoding DUF1501 domain-containing protein encodes MANLFDLSRLLNRREHHPGRRKLLRSISTGMMGAGLADMLALEAIAKNTGHRPGQAKRVLVIYEEGGISQMDTWDPKPQAPYDHRTPYQPIDTNVPGIQFSSLMPMTARQADKLSVIRSMTTARVAGHKEGCQEFFKGYRFDSSFDFPDIGSVVTDQIGTDCPQLPGYIFCPGINMPNHVTSTGFLPASRAPWKLGTRNLGENLSDPSWEVKSLQLNPKLSRERFQQRRELLTQLDRSAVAKTETAETLQAYYENAVDLLTSPRVQASLNLSTESDQTRDRYGRDHRGCCYLLGRKLIETGVRFVSVTVIQPPEHVNRPGYGQPKGVFLNWDHHEGIYQKGPCGGPQGMSNQERFGLPHPVMMPSLDRSFSALIEDMHTRGLLADTLVCFITEMGRTPRVNKWGGRDHWGRAMSVALAGAGVPGGQVIGATNKEGGDVTDRLYTPYDYAETIYRKLGIDTAARIRRPDGLPVEFTDGGHPIREVF; translated from the coding sequence TTGGCAAATCTTTTTGATTTATCGCGACTGCTGAACCGCAGGGAACACCATCCGGGCCGGCGCAAGCTGCTTCGCTCGATCTCCACGGGAATGATGGGAGCCGGGCTTGCGGACATGCTGGCTCTGGAAGCGATTGCCAAAAATACAGGGCATCGTCCCGGTCAGGCCAAACGGGTACTGGTGATTTACGAGGAAGGGGGAATCAGCCAGATGGATACCTGGGACCCCAAGCCCCAGGCTCCCTATGATCATCGCACGCCCTACCAGCCAATCGATACCAATGTCCCCGGGATCCAGTTCTCGTCACTGATGCCCATGACGGCCCGGCAGGCGGACAAGCTCTCTGTCATTCGCTCCATGACCACGGCCCGGGTCGCAGGTCATAAGGAAGGCTGCCAGGAATTCTTCAAAGGGTACCGTTTCGATTCTTCGTTTGACTTCCCCGATATCGGCTCGGTCGTCACCGATCAGATCGGCACCGACTGCCCGCAACTGCCGGGGTATATCTTCTGTCCGGGCATCAACATGCCCAATCACGTCACCAGCACCGGTTTCCTGCCTGCCAGCAGGGCGCCGTGGAAGCTGGGAACCAGAAACCTGGGGGAGAACCTGTCTGATCCCAGCTGGGAAGTGAAGTCACTCCAACTGAATCCCAAACTCAGTCGCGAAAGGTTTCAGCAACGACGCGAGCTACTGACGCAACTGGACCGGTCTGCGGTTGCGAAAACGGAGACAGCGGAGACGTTACAGGCTTACTACGAAAACGCCGTCGATCTGCTGACGAGCCCCCGGGTGCAGGCTTCTCTGAATCTATCTACAGAAAGCGATCAAACCCGTGACCGCTATGGTCGCGATCATCGTGGCTGCTGTTATCTCCTGGGTCGAAAGCTGATCGAAACGGGAGTGAGGTTCGTCAGTGTGACGGTGATTCAGCCTCCTGAGCATGTGAATCGACCCGGCTACGGACAACCCAAAGGGGTGTTCCTGAACTGGGATCACCATGAGGGAATTTACCAGAAAGGTCCCTGTGGTGGACCGCAGGGAATGAGTAATCAGGAACGATTTGGTTTGCCTCACCCTGTCATGATGCCCAGCCTCGACCGGAGTTTCAGCGCTTTGATTGAAGACATGCATACGCGAGGCCTGCTGGCAGATACGCTGGTCTGTTTCATCACGGAGATGGGACGCACACCCCGCGTGAATAAATGGGGCGGCCGCGACCACTGGGGGCGGGCGATGTCGGTCGCTTTGGCTGGTGCAGGCGTTCCAGGCGGACAGGTGATTGGCGCAACCAACAAGGAAGGAGGCGATGTAACCGATCGACTCTATACTCCCTATGACTATGCGGAGACGATCTATCGCAAACTGGGTATCGATACGGCAGCACGCATTCGCAGACCGGATGGCCTGCCTGTCGAATTTACCGATGGTGGTCACCCCATCCGGGAAGTCTTCTAA
- a CDS encoding alpha/beta fold hydrolase: protein MRARINGTEIYFDVDGMGLVPGEDRMVERPVLFLLHGGPGSDHSSFKSNSAALRDTAQLVFVDHRGSGRSSPADPRTYTLDQNIDDLDALRAHLGLERISVLGSSYGGMVAQGYAIRYPERVANLILVATAPSFRFMEDARQIVNERGTADQQRVCQWLWEGTFESQEQVYEYYKTMGPLYSTRFDTEKLDKGWPRSIRNFEQLNLGFTTFLQTFDLIEQLPSISCPTLVLGGAHDWICPPRHSELIAERIPRAHLKIFANSSHAIADDEPEAYLAAVRGFLTYCNK from the coding sequence ATGCGTGCCCGCATCAATGGTACGGAGATCTATTTTGATGTCGATGGGATGGGGCTCGTGCCTGGCGAAGACCGGATGGTCGAGCGTCCGGTGCTGTTTCTACTGCATGGCGGGCCGGGCAGCGATCATTCCAGTTTCAAATCGAATTCGGCAGCGCTGCGTGATACCGCGCAACTGGTGTTTGTCGACCATCGTGGTTCCGGACGAAGTTCTCCGGCTGATCCCAGGACATACACGCTCGACCAGAACATCGATGACCTGGATGCCCTGCGTGCACACCTGGGTCTGGAGCGGATCTCCGTCCTGGGTTCGTCGTATGGAGGGATGGTCGCGCAGGGCTATGCCATTCGATATCCGGAGCGTGTGGCGAACCTGATTCTTGTTGCCACTGCCCCCAGTTTTCGCTTCATGGAAGATGCCCGGCAGATCGTCAATGAGCGAGGTACTGCGGATCAGCAACGTGTCTGCCAGTGGTTGTGGGAGGGCACATTCGAATCACAGGAACAGGTCTACGAGTATTACAAAACTATGGGCCCCCTGTATTCCACCCGTTTCGACACCGAGAAGCTGGACAAAGGCTGGCCGCGCAGTATCCGCAACTTCGAACAGCTGAATCTCGGCTTCACCACGTTCCTGCAAACATTCGACTTGATTGAGCAGTTGCCTTCTATAAGCTGTCCCACTCTGGTGCTGGGAGGCGCACACGACTGGATCTGTCCGCCCCGGCATTCGGAGCTGATCGCGGAGCGAATTCCCCGCGCGCATTTGAAGATTTTCGCGAACAGTTCCCATGCGATTGCTGACGATGAACCGGAAGCCTACCTGGCGGCAGTACGTGGCTTTTTGACCTACTGCAATAAATAG
- a CDS encoding DUF1501 domain-containing protein — translation MDEFQMNRRQAMIASGLGTLSLGMPGVVMGSDKLDAAGKAVAAEKSCIFILLCGGPSHIDTWDMKPDAPLDYRGPYMPIETKVPGMRINEMHTELAKVTDQFTLINSMSHPGAISNHFDAMHNLLSGQSEKRVQQGAANEQPYLGSFVAKFKPSKRNFVSNAWLIKCVGPPVFCAPNIGIGGYLGSAYAPVFVGSANNHPAMKDFKPPEIYNPYDEQRFEERKTLLRGLESTRLDKDQKVKDWSDLREKTYDALTRAEGRRAFNMHEEPDKVREQYGMHPLGQNLLLARRMVESGVRFVTVNGWAGQADHDKQGPPSSSWDMHGGNMGMGNAFGNGSYGMGFCLPRLDQALAALLTDLKERGMLDNTLVVVTGEFGRTPYVLKQDPPGRQHWPKCFSSILAGAGIKGGQVYGKTNKYGEYPTHKPVRPEELAATIYHALDIPINNPQDPTGLLRTLTTGKPIMELFG, via the coding sequence ATGGATGAATTTCAGATGAACCGTCGGCAGGCCATGATTGCGAGTGGCCTGGGAACACTGAGTCTCGGCATGCCGGGCGTGGTGATGGGGAGCGATAAGCTGGATGCGGCGGGGAAAGCGGTCGCGGCGGAGAAGTCGTGTATCTTCATCCTGCTGTGTGGCGGGCCGAGCCACATCGATACCTGGGATATGAAGCCGGACGCTCCCCTCGATTATCGCGGGCCTTATATGCCCATCGAAACCAAAGTGCCGGGCATGCGGATCAACGAGATGCACACCGAGCTGGCCAAAGTGACCGACCAGTTCACCCTGATTAATTCGATGTCGCATCCGGGCGCGATCAGCAATCACTTTGACGCGATGCATAACCTGCTCAGTGGGCAGTCGGAAAAACGGGTACAGCAGGGAGCCGCGAACGAGCAGCCTTACCTCGGTTCATTCGTCGCCAAGTTCAAGCCGAGCAAACGCAACTTCGTTTCCAATGCGTGGCTCATCAAATGCGTGGGACCACCTGTGTTCTGTGCGCCGAATATCGGCATCGGTGGTTACCTGGGTTCGGCCTATGCCCCGGTGTTCGTCGGTTCGGCGAACAATCATCCGGCGATGAAAGACTTCAAGCCGCCCGAAATTTATAATCCCTATGACGAACAGCGGTTTGAGGAGCGGAAGACCCTGCTCCGCGGACTGGAATCGACGCGACTTGATAAAGATCAGAAAGTCAAAGACTGGTCGGACCTGAGAGAGAAGACCTACGATGCCTTAACGCGGGCCGAGGGCCGACGTGCGTTTAACATGCATGAGGAACCGGACAAAGTTCGCGAGCAGTACGGCATGCATCCCCTGGGACAGAACCTGCTGCTGGCCCGCCGGATGGTGGAATCGGGAGTCCGCTTCGTCACCGTCAACGGCTGGGCCGGTCAAGCCGACCATGACAAGCAGGGACCGCCCAGCAGCAGTTGGGACATGCATGGCGGAAATATGGGGATGGGGAATGCGTTCGGCAACGGTTCCTACGGCATGGGCTTCTGTCTGCCCCGGCTGGACCAGGCGCTGGCCGCGTTACTCACAGACCTCAAGGAACGGGGCATGCTGGATAACACGCTGGTCGTCGTCACTGGTGAGTTCGGCCGTACGCCCTACGTATTGAAACAGGATCCCCCGGGACGCCAGCACTGGCCGAAGTGCTTCTCCTCGATCCTGGCCGGCGCCGGCATTAAAGGGGGACAGGTCTATGGAAAGACAAACAAGTATGGTGAATATCCCACCCACAAACCGGTCCGCCCCGAAGAACTGGCGGCGACGATCTATCACGCACTGGACATCCCGATCAACAACCCACAGGATCCGACAGGGTTGTTGCGGACCCTGACCACAGGGAAGCCGATCATGGAACTGTTCGGGTAA
- a CDS encoding sterol desaturase family protein has product MDDVEPTIVVIVRLACFLSILIGMAFWELYLPRRKLVAGKPWRWTSNLSLVVLNGMLVRILIPVTAVAAAVYTGAQEYGLFHILDWPLWLEVLLAVVVFDLAIYLQHVMFHAVPLFWRLHMVHHADLDFDVTTGLRFHTLEILLSSLIKLSVVLVLGPPVIAVVAFEVLLNATSMFNHSNIELPEQFDRLLRWFVVTPDMHRVHHSVIYRETNSNFGFNLPWWDYLLGTYRHQPQEGHELMKIGVKTFTDERQVNRLLGMLLLPFHRGKSGMLHTDKTGHSQPAGERNSERDLSDDIFGGDLDDGDS; this is encoded by the coding sequence ATGGATGATGTAGAGCCTACAATAGTGGTCATCGTCAGACTGGCCTGTTTCCTGTCGATCCTGATCGGGATGGCGTTCTGGGAACTGTATCTCCCTCGTCGAAAGCTGGTGGCCGGCAAGCCCTGGCGCTGGACCAGCAATCTGAGTCTGGTGGTTCTGAATGGAATGCTGGTTCGAATCCTCATACCCGTCACAGCTGTCGCGGCAGCGGTGTACACCGGCGCCCAAGAATACGGCCTGTTTCACATCCTCGACTGGCCGCTCTGGCTGGAGGTTTTACTGGCCGTGGTCGTCTTCGATCTGGCAATCTATCTCCAGCACGTGATGTTCCACGCCGTGCCCCTGTTCTGGCGGCTGCACATGGTACATCATGCGGATCTGGACTTTGATGTGACCACCGGACTTCGATTCCATACCCTGGAAATTCTGCTCTCGTCCCTGATTAAATTGTCCGTAGTACTGGTGCTCGGCCCACCCGTCATTGCGGTGGTTGCCTTTGAGGTTCTGCTCAATGCAACCAGTATGTTCAATCACAGTAATATAGAATTACCGGAACAGTTCGATCGGTTGTTGAGGTGGTTCGTCGTTACTCCCGACATGCATCGTGTGCATCATTCAGTGATCTATCGAGAGACTAACAGTAACTTCGGCTTCAATCTGCCCTGGTGGGATTACCTGTTGGGAACATATCGTCACCAACCGCAAGAGGGCCATGAACTGATGAAAATCGGTGTGAAGACCTTCACCGATGAAAGGCAGGTTAATCGGCTGCTAGGCATGTTGCTTCTGCCGTTCCACCGTGGTAAGTCAGGCATGTTACACACAGACAAGACCGGACACAGTCAACCGGCTGGTGAAAGGAACTCGGAACGTGATTTGTCGGATGATATTTTCGGTGGTGACCTTGATGATGGGGACTCTTAG
- a CDS encoding DsrE/DsrF/TusD sulfur relay family protein, whose amino-acid sequence MASYLIILNGPPYGNEYSYNGLRLAGSLVRKAGNEVKVFLLGDAAACARSGQKVPQGYYNLELMLQQFHKHGGEVGVCASCMDARAVTEDELIEGCHRSSLDELTNWTMDADKVLVF is encoded by the coding sequence ATGGCAAGCTATCTGATCATTCTCAACGGGCCACCCTACGGCAACGAGTATTCTTACAATGGTCTCCGGCTTGCCGGCAGTCTCGTTCGGAAGGCGGGAAACGAGGTGAAAGTCTTTCTCCTGGGAGATGCTGCAGCGTGTGCCAGGTCAGGGCAGAAGGTCCCGCAGGGATACTACAATCTGGAGCTCATGTTGCAGCAGTTTCATAAGCACGGAGGAGAAGTGGGAGTCTGTGCATCCTGCATGGATGCACGGGCAGTCACCGAGGATGAACTCATCGAGGGCTGCCATCGCAGTAGTCTGGACGAACTGACGAACTGGACCATGGACGCCGACAAGGTACTCGTTTTCTAA
- a CDS encoding rhodanese-like domain-containing protein produces MNALKPLLLIFVTAGLLVSTLNGAEPTKDSLATVKKNVENDKAVLVDVREKGEWDNGHIAGATFLPLSELRNGISKSVLAKRISKDQVIYTHCAVGIRSCRAADYLLKHGYDVRPLKPGYKDLVAAGFKKAKE; encoded by the coding sequence ATGCTTTGAAACCGTTACTTTTGATTTTTGTCACTGCAGGATTGCTGGTGAGCACCCTGAACGGCGCGGAGCCTACCAAAGATTCGCTGGCGACGGTTAAAAAAAATGTGGAAAACGACAAAGCAGTCCTGGTGGATGTGCGCGAGAAAGGTGAGTGGGACAACGGTCATATCGCAGGTGCGACGTTTCTGCCACTCAGTGAGTTGCGTAATGGAATCTCTAAGTCAGTACTGGCAAAACGGATTTCCAAAGATCAAGTCATCTATACCCACTGTGCCGTCGGGATTCGCTCCTGCAGAGCAGCGGACTACCTGTTGAAACACGGCTACGACGTGCGGCCACTCAAACCTGGCTATAAGGATCTGGTTGCGGCCGGATTCAAGAAGGCCAAAGAATAA